One genomic window of Clostridioides sp. ES-S-0054-01 includes the following:
- a CDS encoding sensor histidine kinase — translation MESFIMLDFFITTVSSIIDIWACKKVFDYTSKIKTNSMKLNISFLISIFVIIFIFHLNIAPNIRVLICIISAYSIYKFNYRVNFAKSLIVVFSYWMLLIGIDALAMSLTLFLNNLDSMNLLLEENFYRYESLFISKVFLFFMLFIYKTAFNSVKIGKKEIYLSIPIVSNLLSFIIFYKCIFSFINISASTKFDIMIMALLLTASNIALIVGIIKMLRDNKKYLELLKLQEKTNLEHNYYQNVKNNYIKTKELYHDMKNHLICIKEMSKNNYDTSNYIKNIEKKLDEYNNMFDTGNIALNIILKEKKELCIKKEIRFITGIDFTQCNFINEEDVCSIFANAIDNAIEACDKIKEGNKSISLQGRLINNFFVIKISNTKSNPIIEKNKNFITSKKNKEFHGLGIKSIKNTLEKYSGASTIEFTDTMFALNILIPLNNPYSNNNDIIKMSESKSYD, via the coding sequence ATGGAGAGTTTTATTATGTTAGATTTTTTTATAACAACTGTTTCTTCTATTATAGACATTTGGGCATGCAAAAAAGTATTTGATTATACAAGTAAAATAAAAACAAATTCAATGAAATTAAATATTTCCTTTTTAATCTCTATTTTTGTTATTATTTTTATTTTTCATTTGAATATTGCCCCTAATATTAGAGTTTTAATATGTATTATTTCGGCCTACAGTATTTATAAATTCAACTATAGAGTCAACTTTGCTAAATCCTTAATAGTTGTATTTTCATATTGGATGTTATTAATAGGAATTGATGCATTAGCTATGTCGTTAACATTATTTCTAAATAATTTGGATAGTATGAACCTTTTATTAGAAGAAAATTTTTACAGATATGAATCCTTATTTATATCAAAAGTATTCCTATTTTTTATGTTATTTATTTATAAAACTGCTTTTAACAGTGTAAAAATTGGAAAAAAAGAAATTTATTTATCTATTCCAATAGTAAGCAATTTGTTATCCTTTATTATATTCTATAAATGTATTTTTTCATTTATAAATATTTCTGCTTCTACAAAATTTGATATTATGATTATGGCATTATTGTTAACAGCATCAAATATAGCATTAATTGTTGGTATAATAAAAATGCTAAGAGATAATAAAAAATATCTTGAATTATTAAAATTACAAGAAAAAACAAATCTTGAACATAATTATTATCAAAATGTAAAAAACAACTATATAAAAACAAAAGAATTATATCATGATATGAAAAATCATCTTATATGTATAAAAGAAATGAGTAAAAATAATTATGATACTTCAAACTACATAAAAAATATTGAAAAAAAGCTTGATGAATATAATAATATGTTTGATACAGGAAACATAGCACTTAATATTATACTAAAAGAAAAAAAAGAACTTTGTATAAAAAAAGAAATAAGATTTATAACTGGTATAGACTTTACTCAATGTAATTTTATAAATGAGGAAGACGTCTGTTCTATATTCGCAAATGCTATAGATAATGCAATTGAAGCTTGTGATAAAATAAAAGAAGGAAACAAAAGTATTTCATTACAAGGAAGATTAATAAATAATTTTTTTGTAATAAAAATTAGTAATACTAAATCAAATCCTATTATAGAAAAAAATAAGAATTTTATTACTAGCAAAAAAAATAAAGAATTTCATGGTCTAGGAATAAAAAGCATAAAAAATACTTTAGAAAAATACTCTGGGGCATCCACTATAGAGTTTACAGATACTATGTTTGCTTTAAATATATTAATACCACTTAATAATCCTTATTCGAATAATAATGATATTATTAAAATGTCAGAAAGTAAATCTTATGATTAA
- a CDS encoding accessory gene regulator B family protein, with protein MIKFFSDKVSYFFSSKQIIHENDLEICSYGLQILFSLCINTIISLLIGLLLNKVIYTIIFLISFCSIRQFSGGFHARSNRLCIIAFISIFSLSMFWGIELNKLNTLPLCVMLISTLSFLCIYLLAPVCHINNPLDKNRYKKNKFFSRVISTILLIIIFIGCIYSPIYDCIIYISSALFWVSLLLITQIFINIKNKEL; from the coding sequence ATGATTAAGTTTTTTTCTGACAAAGTATCCTATTTCTTTAGTTCAAAACAAATAATACATGAAAATGATTTAGAAATATGTTCCTATGGATTACAAATCCTATTTTCTCTATGTATAAACACTATAATATCATTACTAATAGGTTTATTATTAAATAAAGTTATTTATACTATAATATTTTTAATATCTTTTTGTTCAATAAGACAGTTTTCTGGAGGATTTCATGCAAGAAGTAACAGGTTATGTATTATTGCTTTTATTAGCATTTTTTCTTTATCTATGTTTTGGGGAATTGAATTAAACAAACTTAATACTTTACCTCTATGCGTTATGTTAATATCTACTTTAAGTTTTTTATGTATATATTTACTTGCTCCAGTTTGCCACATTAATAACCCATTGGATAAAAATAGATATAAAAAAAATAAATTTTTTTCTAGAGTTATATCTACAATTCTATTAATAATAATTTTTATAGGTTGTATCTATTCTCCTATTTATGACTGTATTATATATATTTCCTCAGCTTTATTTTGGGTAAGTTTACTATTAATTACACAAATCTTTATAAATATAAAAAATAAGGAGTTATAA
- a CDS encoding cyclic lactone autoinducer peptide: MNKILYKFMKFFGGVAIAIAFISANTTSVWYINQPQMPKSLKEKL; this comes from the coding sequence ATGAATAAAATTTTATATAAGTTTATGAAATTCTTTGGGGGTGTAGCTATAGCTATAGCCTTTATATCTGCAAATACAACATCAGTATGGTATATTAATCAACCCCAAATGCCTAAAAGTTTAAAAGAGAAATTATAA
- a CDS encoding N-acetylmuramoyl-L-alanine amidase, protein MKIAIVPGHTLTGKGTGAVGYIDEGEENRILTDLIVKWLKQGGATVYTGKVDKSNNYLVEQCEIANRQNVDLAVQIHFNANKTTLNPMGTETIYKINNGKVYAERVNKKLATMFKNRGAKSDVRGLYWLSHTKAPAILIETCFVDSKADTDYYIRHKDIIAKLIAEGILNKKIDNEVKQMYKHTIVYDGEVDKIPATVVGWGYNDGEILICDIKDYVPGQTQNLYIVGGGACNKIDSITKEKYTMIKGNDRFDTLYKALDFIDR, encoded by the coding sequence ATGAAAATAGCAATAGTACCAGGGCATACTTTAACAGGAAAAGGAACAGGAGCAGTTGGCTATATAGATGAAGGAGAAGAAAACAGAATACTAACTGACTTAATAGTTAAATGGTTGAAACAAGGTGGAGCAACTGTATATACTGGAAAAGTAGATAAATCTAATAACTATTTAGTAGAACAATGTGAAATTGCCAATAGGCAAAATGTAGACTTAGCAGTACAAATCCATTTCAACGCAAATAAAACAACTCTAAATCCTATGGGTACAGAGACAATATACAAAATTAATAATGGTAAGGTATATGCTGAAAGAGTCAACAAAAAACTAGCAACAATGTTTAAAAATAGAGGTGCAAAATCAGATGTAAGAGGACTTTACTGGCTTAGTCATACAAAAGCCCCAGCAATATTAATTGAAACTTGTTTTGTAGACAGTAAAGCAGATACAGATTATTATATTAGACATAAAGATATAATTGCAAAGTTAATAGCAGAAGGCATTTTAAATAAAAAAATAGATAATGAGGTGAAGCAAATGTATAAGCATACAATAGTTTATGATGGAGAAGTTGACAAAATCCCTGCAACTGTAGTTGGTTGGGGTTACAATGATGGTGAAATACTGATATGTGATATAAAAGATTATGTACCAGGTCAGACACAAAATCTTTATATTGTAGGTGGAGGAGCATGTAATAAGATAGATTCTATAACTAAAGAAAAATACACAATGATAAAAGGTAATGATAGGTTTGATACACTTTATAAAGCATTAGATTTTATTGATAGATAG
- a CDS encoding phage holin family protein → MDNLISFIPEQLLILVAALSIIGKGCKKYKQLDNKYIPVVLLALGIGFSVWMLGLNPSAVLQGVICWGISIGINQTYKQLKDGDK, encoded by the coding sequence ATGGATAATTTAATAAGTTTTATACCAGAGCAGTTGCTAATTTTAGTAGCTGCTCTCTCTATTATAGGTAAAGGTTGTAAAAAATATAAACAACTAGATAATAAATATATTCCAGTAGTGTTGTTAGCACTTGGAATAGGTTTTTCAGTGTGGATGTTAGGACTAAATCCTAGTGCAGTCTTACAAGGTGTAATTTGCTGGGGTATATCAATAGGTATAAATCAAACTTACAAACAGTTAAAGGATGGTGATAAATAA
- a CDS encoding hemolysin XhlA family protein produces the protein MNEELFKDNLKRHEVTINKHNDEIDELKVANIESKAELKALCENLNSLTSMLKWLIGTMITTLIGFFIFAIQRGIF, from the coding sequence ATGAATGAAGAACTTTTCAAAGACAATTTGAAACGACATGAGGTAACAATAAATAAACATAATGATGAAATAGATGAATTAAAAGTAGCAAATATAGAATCTAAGGCAGAGTTAAAAGCATTGTGTGAGAATTTGAACTCACTTACAAGCATGTTGAAATGGTTGATTGGAACAATGATTACAACACTTATAGGATTCTTTATATTTGCAATACAGAGAGGAATATTTTAA
- a CDS encoding cold-shock protein, with protein sequence MNNGIVKWFNNEKGFGFISMESGDDVFAHFSAIQTSGFKSLEEGQKVSFDIVKGARGPQAENITIL encoded by the coding sequence ATGAATAATGGAATAGTAAAATGGTTTAACAATGAAAAAGGATTTGGGTTTATATCAATGGAAAGTGGAGATGATGTATTTGCTCATTTCTCAGCTATACAAACTTCAGGATTTAAATCATTAGAAGAAGGTCAAAAAGTAAGCTTTGATATAGTTAAAGGCGCTAGAGGTCCTCAAGCAGAAAATATAACTATATTATAA
- a CDS encoding PIG-L family deacetylase, whose translation MTFKNKKFTINKYGILSIILVLCLILTGFNSYVNYSNRRFKDYVVFYVQHQDDEVLWAGSAIVNAIKERGKSHVFVVLVSTGCGIYVFNKYKKYENLTDIQKSKYRNREFLASLDKLGVKKENVILLPEKNINGNTDFNYMEKIALLFEEKLKNVTHIAHTYKLDDHLQHLKNGSVIQNLYNTGKIKDAKYFVKPKFADKITFNNKIVYKANSIEDYEKVKNACQQYKLVDELECREGIGYKSDHKSFDELLSNKDVPAILHTPNL comes from the coding sequence ATGACATTCAAAAATAAAAAATTTACTATAAATAAATATGGAATTTTATCTATCATTCTAGTTTTATGCTTGATTTTAACCGGTTTTAACAGTTATGTAAATTATAGTAATAGAAGATTTAAAGATTACGTTGTCTTCTATGTTCAGCATCAAGATGATGAAGTGTTGTGGGCTGGTAGTGCTATTGTAAACGCTATAAAAGAAAGAGGAAAAAGTCATGTATTTGTGGTTTTAGTATCCACTGGGTGTGGTATATATGTTTTTAATAAATATAAAAAATATGAAAATCTCACAGACATACAAAAATCAAAATACAGAAACAGAGAATTTTTAGCTTCTCTTGATAAACTTGGTGTAAAAAAAGAGAATGTAATATTATTGCCAGAAAAAAATATAAATGGTAATACTGACTTCAATTATATGGAAAAAATCGCTCTTCTTTTTGAAGAAAAGCTTAAGAATGTAACTCATATAGCACATACTTATAAGTTGGATGACCATTTGCAACATTTAAAAAATGGTTCAGTTATCCAAAATTTATATAATACTGGTAAAATAAAAGATGCTAAATATTTTGTAAAGCCCAAATTTGCTGATAAAATAACCTTTAATAATAAGATAGTTTATAAAGCCAATTCTATTGAAGATTATGAAAAAGTAAAAAACGCCTGTCAACAATACAAACTTGTTGATGAGTTAGAATGTAGAGAAGGTATTGGCTATAAATCCGACCATAAATCGTTTGATGAATTATTAAGCAATAAAGATGTTCCTGCTATACTTCATACACCTAATTTATAA
- a CDS encoding phosphomannomutase/phosphoglucomutase, which yields MGDLYKLQNGTDIRGIAYENDSKEVNLTVEEVRKIAKAFHIWLKEKTKKDKVTVAVGTDSRITGSQFRGTVIETLTNDNCNVIDCEIATTPAMFMTTIMDGYNSDGSIMITASHLPYYYNGLKFFTENGGLEKTDIKEMLDIAVKNDSVDYEESDKKGEVIAKNLIEDYSNLLIDKIRRGVNSSKNYEKPFSGLKILVDAGNGAGGFFAEKVLHILGADTTGSQFLNPDGMFPNHIPNPENKEAMESICKAVLDNKSDLGIIFDTDVDRAAIVGKNGKPINKNALIAVISSIILEEHPKTAIVTDSITSEGLAKFINELGGRHHRFKRGYKNVINEAIRLNSEGEECHLAIETSGHAALKENYFLDDGAYLIAKILIKVAKLSLEGKTIEELIENLEEAREEKEVRIGITKEDFRPYAENILKDLDSYVRSIDGWFVAPNNFEGIRVNCDESNGDGWFLLRISLHEPLLALNIESNKIGGAEQIYSKLKRFLEKYDLKGL from the coding sequence ATGGGAGACCTATATAAACTGCAAAATGGTACTGATATTAGAGGAATAGCGTATGAAAATGATTCTAAAGAAGTCAACCTAACTGTAGAAGAAGTAAGAAAAATAGCTAAAGCGTTTCATATTTGGCTAAAAGAAAAGACTAAGAAAGATAAAGTAACTGTTGCTGTAGGAACTGATTCTAGAATAACAGGAAGTCAATTTAGAGGTACTGTTATTGAAACTTTAACTAATGATAATTGTAATGTAATTGATTGTGAGATTGCTACGACTCCAGCTATGTTTATGACAACTATTATGGATGGATATAATTCTGATGGGTCGATTATGATTACAGCTAGTCATTTACCTTATTACTATAATGGTTTAAAATTTTTTACAGAAAATGGTGGTCTAGAAAAAACAGATATAAAAGAGATGTTGGATATAGCTGTTAAAAATGATAGTGTAGACTATGAAGAATCAGATAAAAAAGGTGAAGTTATAGCAAAAAATTTAATAGAAGATTATTCTAATTTATTGATAGATAAAATTAGAAGAGGTGTAAATTCAAGTAAAAATTATGAAAAGCCTTTTTCTGGGCTTAAGATATTGGTTGATGCAGGAAATGGAGCTGGTGGATTCTTTGCTGAAAAAGTTTTACACATACTGGGAGCAGATACAACAGGTAGTCAGTTTTTGAACCCAGACGGTATGTTCCCAAATCATATACCTAATCCTGAAAATAAAGAAGCAATGGAAAGCATATGTAAAGCTGTGTTGGATAATAAGAGCGATTTAGGAATAATATTTGATACAGATGTAGATAGAGCTGCTATTGTAGGTAAAAATGGCAAACCAATAAATAAAAATGCTCTTATAGCTGTTATATCATCAATAATACTGGAAGAACATCCAAAAACAGCTATAGTAACTGATTCTATTACTTCAGAAGGTCTTGCTAAATTCATAAATGAATTAGGAGGAAGGCATCATAGATTTAAAAGAGGATATAAAAATGTAATAAATGAAGCCATAAGATTAAATAGTGAAGGTGAAGAGTGCCATTTAGCTATAGAGACATCTGGGCATGCTGCTTTAAAAGAAAATTACTTCCTAGATGATGGGGCATATTTAATAGCTAAAATTTTAATAAAAGTAGCAAAACTATCCTTGGAAGGAAAGACTATAGAAGAATTGATAGAAAACCTTGAAGAAGCTCGAGAAGAGAAAGAAGTTAGAATAGGAATTACTAAAGAAGACTTTAGACCATATGCAGAAAATATATTAAAAGATTTAGATTCTTATGTCAGAAGTATTGATGGATGGTTTGTAGCACCAAATAATTTTGAAGGTATAAGAGTTAATTGCGATGAATCAAATGGGGATGGATGGTTTTTACTTAGAATATCACTACATGAACCATTATTAGCTTTGAATATTGAATCAAATAAAATTGGTGGAGCAGAACAAATTTATTCTAAGTTAAAACGTTTCTTAGAAAAATATGATTTAAAAGGTCTTTAG
- a CDS encoding ribulose-phosphate 3-epimerase encodes MSIICASIMCADQMKLKKELEALEEAGVKLLHCDVMDGIFVKNLAMGPELLKSISENTTIPLDIHLATETPDKYIDMMSYIKPKYISFHVESSTDVKADIQKLRNYGIGPVLAISPQTSVDKIEEYIGLVEGILVMTVNPGFAGQKFNLSVLDKLDKLTEILEGYDNPPFIEVDGNINKDTIKLMNGKKVDIYVVGTSALFNDKPPISYKDKIKELKESIK; translated from the coding sequence ATGTCTATTATTTGTGCTTCAATAATGTGTGCAGACCAAATGAAGTTAAAAAAGGAATTAGAAGCTCTTGAAGAAGCAGGTGTAAAATTACTTCATTGTGATGTTATGGATGGGATATTTGTTAAAAACTTGGCTATGGGACCAGAACTATTAAAGTCAATAAGTGAAAATACAACAATACCCTTAGACATTCATTTAGCCACAGAAACTCCAGATAAATATATTGATATGATGTCTTATATAAAGCCAAAATATATTTCTTTTCATGTAGAATCGAGTACAGATGTAAAAGCTGATATACAAAAGTTAAGAAATTATGGTATAGGGCCAGTTTTGGCAATAAGTCCTCAAACAAGTGTTGATAAAATAGAAGAATATATAGGTTTGGTTGAGGGTATCTTAGTAATGACAGTAAATCCAGGGTTTGCAGGTCAAAAGTTTAACCTTTCTGTATTAGATAAGTTGGATAAACTTACAGAGATACTAGAAGGTTATGATAATCCTCCATTTATAGAGGTTGATGGAAACATAAATAAGGATACTATTAAACTTATGAATGGTAAAAAAGTAGATATATATGTTGTTGGTACTTCAGCTTTATTTAATGACAAGCCTCCAATTTCATATAAAGATAAAATAAAAGAGCTAAAAGAAAGTATAAAGTAA
- the rpiB gene encoding ribose 5-phosphate isomerase B, with the protein MKISIGCDHGGYELKEYIKENLINKGIEVEDVGTNSKESVDFPIYAKKVSQNVQSKKSDLGILCCGTGIGMSIAANKFKGIRAAVVSDCFSAQATREHNNTNVLCLGERVIGKGLAMRIVEEWLNSSYNGERHARRLQMIDDIEKENL; encoded by the coding sequence ATGAAAATATCTATTGGATGTGACCATGGTGGTTATGAATTAAAGGAATATATAAAGGAAAATTTAATAAATAAAGGTATAGAAGTTGAAGATGTGGGTACAAATTCAAAAGAAAGTGTGGATTTCCCAATATATGCAAAAAAGGTAAGCCAAAATGTTCAAAGTAAAAAATCGGATTTAGGCATACTTTGTTGTGGAACAGGAATAGGTATGTCTATAGCAGCAAATAAGTTTAAAGGAATTAGAGCAGCTGTTGTTTCTGACTGTTTTTCAGCTCAAGCTACTAGAGAACATAATAATACAAATGTACTTTGTTTAGGTGAAAGAGTTATTGGGAAAGGTTTGGCAATGAGAATTGTTGAAGAATGGTTAAATTCAAGTTATAATGGAGAAAGACATGCAAGAAGATTACAAATGATTGATGATATAGAAAAAGAAAATTTATAA
- a CDS encoding transketolase family protein produces the protein MGIATREAYGQVLKELAENKDIVVLDADLGKATKSIAFKEVAPDRFFDMGIAEGDMIGTAAGLATCGKIPFASTFAIFAAGRGYEQIRNSVAYPNLNVKIAATHAGVTVGEDGGSHQAIEDISLMRGIPNMVVLNPADALEARQSILASIDYNGPVYIRLGRAATPDVNSENYKFEIGKGTVLREGSDITVIATGIMVAKALEAAEELAKEGVNVEVVNMSTIKPLDEALIKETAKKTGKVVTAEEHSIIGGLGSAVCEALAETKDVVVRRIGVKDVFGQSGTPADLLKHYGLTTEDIVKNIKELL, from the coding sequence ATGGGAATAGCAACTAGAGAAGCTTACGGACAAGTGTTAAAAGAACTTGCAGAAAATAAAGATATAGTAGTATTAGATGCAGATTTAGGAAAAGCTACAAAAAGTATAGCATTTAAAGAAGTTGCCCCAGATAGATTTTTTGATATGGGGATAGCAGAAGGTGACATGATTGGTACAGCAGCAGGTCTTGCTACTTGTGGGAAAATACCTTTTGCAAGTACTTTTGCAATCTTTGCAGCAGGAAGAGGATATGAGCAAATAAGAAACTCTGTAGCATATCCAAATTTAAATGTTAAAATAGCAGCTACTCATGCAGGTGTAACAGTAGGTGAAGATGGTGGTAGCCATCAAGCTATAGAAGATATATCTCTAATGAGAGGTATACCAAATATGGTTGTATTAAATCCAGCAGATGCTTTAGAAGCAAGACAATCTATACTTGCATCTATTGATTATAATGGACCTGTTTATATAAGATTAGGTAGAGCTGCAACTCCTGATGTAAACAGTGAAAACTATAAATTTGAAATAGGAAAAGGAACTGTTTTAAGAGAAGGTTCTGATATAACAGTAATAGCTACAGGAATAATGGTAGCAAAAGCCTTAGAAGCAGCAGAAGAACTTGCTAAGGAAGGTGTAAATGTAGAAGTTGTTAATATGTCTACAATAAAACCATTAGATGAAGCATTAATAAAAGAAACTGCTAAGAAAACTGGAAAAGTAGTTACAGCAGAAGAACACAGTATAATAGGTGGTTTAGGTTCAGCTGTATGTGAAGCTTTAGCAGAAACTAAAGATGTAGTAGTTAGAAGAATTGGTGTTAAAGACGTATTTGGTCAATCAGGTACACCAGCTGATTTATTAAAACACTATGGATTAACTACAGAAGATATAGTAAAAAATATAAAAGAGTTATTATAG
- a CDS encoding transketolase, which translates to MSTLRDHSNNIRKNIIKMVAEAKSGHPGGSLSIADMLTVLYFEKMNVCVENPKMADRDRFVLSKGHAAPALYATLAEKGFFPEEELITLRKFGSKLQGHPDMKKVAGIDMSTGSLGQGLSAANGMALAGKLDNKDYTVYTILGDGEIQEGQIWEAAMTASHYKLDNLIAFVDLNGLQIDGSNEEVMNVNPVDDKFKSFGWNVMVINGHSFEEIGNAIDEAKKVTGKPTVIIAKTVKGKGVSFMENNAAWHGTAPNAEQAEQALKDLEGGL; encoded by the coding sequence ATGAGCACTCTTAGAGATCATTCTAATAACATTAGAAAAAACATAATAAAAATGGTTGCAGAAGCTAAAAGCGGACATCCAGGTGGTTCATTATCAATAGCTGATATGTTGACAGTATTATATTTTGAGAAGATGAACGTATGTGTAGAAAATCCAAAAATGGCTGATAGAGATAGATTTGTTCTATCAAAAGGTCATGCAGCACCAGCTCTATATGCTACATTAGCAGAAAAAGGATTTTTCCCAGAAGAAGAATTAATAACACTAAGAAAATTTGGTTCTAAGTTACAAGGTCATCCAGACATGAAAAAAGTAGCAGGAATCGATATGTCTACTGGTTCTCTTGGTCAAGGGCTATCTGCAGCAAATGGTATGGCACTTGCAGGAAAATTAGATAACAAAGACTATACAGTGTATACTATATTAGGTGATGGAGAAATCCAAGAAGGTCAAATATGGGAAGCTGCAATGACAGCATCACATTACAAATTAGATAATTTAATTGCATTTGTTGACTTAAATGGATTACAAATAGATGGTTCTAATGAAGAAGTAATGAATGTAAATCCAGTAGACGACAAATTCAAATCTTTTGGATGGAATGTAATGGTAATAAATGGACATTCTTTTGAAGAAATAGGAAATGCAATTGATGAGGCTAAAAAAGTTACAGGAAAACCAACTGTAATAATAGCTAAAACAGTAAAAGGTAAAGGTGTTTCATTTATGGAAAATAATGCTGCATGGCATGGAACAGCTCCAAATGCAGAACAAGCAGAGCAAGCATTGAAAGATTTAGAAGGAGGTCTATAG
- a CDS encoding zinc-binding dehydrogenase, whose amino-acid sequence MKAVVKTKPGYDNVEVLEVEEPKATGDKVKIKVEYSGICGSDIHSFKGEYANIKVPVTLGHEFSGIVVEVGEDVKNIKVGDRVTSETTFETCEKCIYCETKDYNLCPTRKGIGTQINGSFAEYVLSREESIHVLPENVSLLSAALTEPLACCVHAALEKTTIESSNTVLIIGPGPIGLLLAQVVKSQGATVIMSGVTKDKERLEIAKNLGVDRTVNVMEESLADVVNEMTDGNGVNKGFDCSGFIPAVNEALRLIRKKGTFVQVGIFARKLNEMDQEAVIQRELQYIGSRSQKPSSWITALDLMASGKVNTEVLVTRTVSLDEFKEGITALMNGEEIKVAVKS is encoded by the coding sequence ATGAAGGCAGTAGTTAAAACTAAACCGGGCTATGATAATGTAGAAGTCTTAGAGGTAGAAGAGCCAAAAGCTACAGGAGACAAGGTTAAAATAAAAGTAGAATATAGTGGTATATGTGGTTCAGATATACATTCATTTAAAGGTGAATATGCAAATATAAAAGTTCCAGTAACATTAGGTCATGAATTTTCTGGAATTGTTGTAGAAGTAGGAGAAGATGTTAAAAATATAAAAGTAGGAGATAGAGTTACATCAGAAACTACTTTTGAAACTTGTGAGAAATGTATATACTGTGAAACTAAAGATTATAACTTATGCCCAACTAGAAAAGGGATTGGTACTCAAATAAATGGAAGTTTTGCTGAGTATGTACTATCAAGAGAAGAGAGCATACATGTACTTCCTGAAAATGTATCTTTATTATCAGCAGCCCTTACAGAGCCACTAGCTTGTTGTGTTCACGCAGCTCTTGAAAAGACTACTATAGAAAGTTCTAATACAGTTTTAATAATAGGACCAGGACCAATTGGTTTATTATTAGCTCAAGTTGTTAAATCTCAAGGTGCTACAGTTATAATGTCTGGTGTTACAAAAGATAAAGAGAGATTAGAAATAGCTAAAAATCTTGGAGTAGATAGAACAGTAAATGTAATGGAAGAAAGTTTGGCAGATGTAGTGAATGAAATGACTGATGGAAATGGAGTAAATAAAGGATTTGATTGTTCTGGATTTATTCCAGCAGTTAATGAAGCTTTAAGACTAATTAGAAAAAAAGGGACTTTCGTACAAGTTGGAATATTTGCTAGAAAATTAAATGAAATGGACCAAGAAGCAGTAATCCAAAGAGAGTTACAATATATAGGAAGTAGGTCTCAAAAGCCGAGTTCTTGGATTACAGCATTAGATTTAATGGCAAGTGGAAAAGTAAATACAGAAGTTTTAGTTACTAGAACTGTTAGTTTAGACGAATTCAAAGAAGGTATTACAGCTTTAATGAACGGCGAAGAAATAAAAGTAGCAGTAAAATCTTAA